One Dictyoglomus thermophilum H-6-12 DNA window includes the following coding sequences:
- the pyrF gene encoding orotidine-5'-phosphate decarboxylase: protein MRKYDPIIVALDFPEERKALEVAEKIIPYVKNFKVGLELFSVAGPHIVKALKEMGTNVFIDLKLFDIPNTVVRTLDRLLTLDPFMVTLHILGGEEMLRESVKLVSQYKESNKTEYPYLLGVTVLTSFNEETLRRSWGISRSLPEQVLFLAQLAQETGLDGVIASPWEIELLRNNLRRPMLIVTPGIRLTKDKTDDQQRIMTPREALERGSDYLVIGRPITQSSDPYEVIRNIRSQIEDIVESRL, encoded by the coding sequence ATGAGGAAGTATGATCCTATCATAGTTGCACTGGATTTTCCTGAAGAGAGGAAGGCTTTAGAGGTTGCGGAGAAGATAATTCCATATGTAAAGAATTTTAAGGTGGGATTGGAGCTTTTTTCTGTAGCAGGTCCTCATATAGTAAAGGCTCTGAAAGAGATGGGTACAAACGTATTTATAGATTTGAAACTCTTTGATATACCCAATACTGTGGTAAGGACCCTTGATAGACTCCTGACTCTTGATCCTTTTATGGTTACTCTACATATTCTTGGTGGAGAAGAGATGCTCAGAGAATCAGTTAAACTTGTATCCCAATATAAAGAATCAAATAAAACTGAATATCCTTACCTTCTTGGAGTGACCGTCCTTACCAGTTTCAATGAAGAAACTTTGAGAAGAAGTTGGGGAATTTCTAGGTCGTTACCTGAGCAGGTACTTTTTCTTGCTCAACTTGCTCAGGAGACAGGTTTGGATGGTGTAATAGCCTCACCTTGGGAGATTGAACTTTTGAGAAATAATTTGAGAAGACCTATGTTAATTGTTACTCCTGGAATTAGACTTACTAAGGATAAAACCGATGATCAACAGAGAATTATGACTCCAAGAGAGGCATTAGAGAGAGGCTCCGATTATCTTGTGATAGGGCGTCCTATTACTCAGAGTTCTGATCCTTATGAGGTAATTCGAAATATAAGATCTCAGATTGAAGACATTGTTGAGAGCAGACTCTAA
- a CDS encoding dihydroorotate dehydrogenase: protein MNNLEVRIGSLIFKNPILLASGTCGNGREINKFYDINGLGGFVTKSITLNPREGNPPPRIWESYAGILNSIGLENVGLQKFLEEEMPFLERLSTNVIVSIAGEKKEEYYEIARNLRGCKISGVELNLSCPNVEGGGMLFGIDKEMVKEITKKVVKEIGKPVWVKLTPQAKDIVEIVKAVKDAGGEAVVLFNTFLGLAIDWKKRKPVFKRIFAGYSGPAVKPLVLRYVWEVYEENLLPIVGCGGIVSFSDVLEYIFAGASLVQIGSANFRDPWIGERLVKEAFKYFEKERVMDLIGIAHKNYKEVEE from the coding sequence ATGAATAATTTGGAGGTGAGAATTGGAAGTTTGATTTTTAAAAATCCTATTCTTCTTGCCTCGGGAACTTGTGGTAATGGGAGAGAAATAAATAAGTTCTATGATATTAATGGGTTAGGAGGATTTGTAACAAAAAGTATTACACTAAATCCAAGAGAGGGGAATCCTCCCCCACGAATTTGGGAAAGCTATGCGGGAATTTTAAACTCCATAGGGCTTGAAAACGTAGGATTACAAAAATTTCTTGAAGAGGAGATGCCCTTTCTCGAAAGGCTTAGTACTAATGTTATAGTGAGTATCGCTGGGGAGAAGAAAGAAGAGTACTATGAAATTGCTAGAAACTTAAGAGGGTGTAAAATCTCTGGGGTTGAACTTAATTTGTCTTGTCCTAATGTAGAGGGTGGAGGAATGCTCTTTGGAATTGATAAAGAGATGGTAAAAGAGATAACTAAAAAGGTTGTAAAAGAGATTGGTAAACCAGTATGGGTAAAATTAACTCCTCAAGCAAAGGATATAGTAGAGATTGTGAAGGCTGTAAAAGATGCAGGCGGAGAAGCTGTTGTGTTATTTAATACCTTTTTAGGCCTTGCCATCGATTGGAAGAAAAGAAAGCCAGTTTTTAAAAGGATTTTTGCAGGATACTCTGGCCCAGCCGTAAAACCTCTGGTTTTGAGGTATGTTTGGGAGGTGTATGAGGAGAACCTTCTTCCTATTGTTGGTTGTGGTGGGATTGTGAGTTTTAGCGATGTTCTGGAGTATATTTTTGCAGGTGCTTCGCTCGTTCAAATCGGATCTGCAAATTTTAGAGATCCATGGATTGGTGAAAGGCTGGTGAAAGAAGCATTCAAATACTTTGAAAAAGAAAGAGTTATGGATCTAATTGGAATTGCTCATAAAAATTATAAGGAGGTTGAGGAGTGA
- a CDS encoding iron-sulfur cluster-binding protein, giving the protein MVKDITGKVILNNNVGNNIFLLCLEAEEVEEVYPGQFAMLSVGDEYDPFLRRPMSIFKRDKNRYYFLYQVVGRGTHLLSKKRNKEEIKVLLPLGNSFPNLNKKENVLVVGGGVGIAPLNFLVDYYKDQVNFYTFIGFSSFVSEEVYLDLKKYSREFVISSEDGSIGYKGKILDFIPKDLNTFDKIISCGPSQMLKLLVKRVEDKDRVYLSLEERMGCGFGICLSCAIKSKDKVLHVCKEGPVFCGTEVIWDE; this is encoded by the coding sequence ATGGTAAAGGATATTACAGGAAAAGTGATTTTGAATAATAACGTGGGAAATAATATTTTTCTTCTATGTTTGGAGGCAGAGGAAGTAGAAGAAGTTTATCCAGGGCAATTTGCCATGCTAAGTGTTGGAGATGAGTATGATCCATTTTTGAGAAGACCTATGAGTATTTTTAAAAGAGATAAAAATAGATACTACTTTTTATATCAAGTAGTAGGTAGGGGTACGCATCTTTTAAGTAAGAAAAGAAATAAAGAAGAGATAAAAGTCTTGTTACCTTTAGGAAATTCATTCCCTAATCTTAATAAAAAAGAGAATGTTCTTGTTGTTGGAGGAGGAGTTGGAATAGCTCCTTTGAATTTTCTTGTAGATTATTATAAAGATCAAGTTAATTTCTATACTTTTATTGGTTTTTCCTCTTTTGTTTCTGAAGAAGTTTACTTAGACCTTAAGAAATATAGTAGAGAATTTGTTATATCTTCCGAAGATGGCTCTATAGGATATAAAGGAAAAATTTTGGACTTTATTCCTAAAGATCTGAATACTTTTGACAAGATAATATCTTGTGGCCCTTCTCAAATGTTGAAACTTTTGGTGAAGAGAGTAGAGGATAAAGATAGAGTTTATCTTTCTTTAGAAGAGAGGATGGGATGTGGTTTTGGTATATGTCTTTCTTGTGCTATTAAGAGTAAAGATAAAGTATTGCATGTTTGTAAGGAGGGGCCTGTCTTTTGTGGAACGGAGGTAATTTGGGATGAATAA